The Vibrio tasmaniensis genome includes a region encoding these proteins:
- a CDS encoding zinc ribbon domain-containing protein YjdM, with amino-acid sequence MSLPPCPQCQSEYVYPDQNNLICPECAYEWNPEEERLEREAARVKDVNGVVLESGDKVTFIKDLKIKGSSSVLKIGTKAVIRRINEGKDHQLDCKLDGGGEMLVTAKYVKKQ; translated from the coding sequence ATGTCTTTACCTCCTTGTCCGCAATGCCAATCTGAATATGTCTACCCAGACCAAAACAACCTAATCTGCCCTGAGTGCGCCTACGAATGGAACCCAGAAGAAGAACGTTTAGAAAGAGAAGCTGCGCGCGTAAAGGACGTGAATGGCGTTGTATTGGAAAGTGGCGATAAAGTTACCTTCATTAAAGATCTAAAAATTAAAGGCAGCTCTTCTGTACTTAAAATAGGCACGAAAGCTGTGATTAGACGTATCAATGAAGGCAAAGATCACCAGTTAGATTGCAAGCTTGATGGTGGCGGTGAAATGCTCGTTACGGCGAAGTACGTTAAGAAGCAGTAA
- a CDS encoding N-acetyltransferase — protein sequence MIREYITADTETVLDIWLTTSIKAHNFMAPDFWESQVGNMRDLYIPASTTYVYQVDGEVCGFYSLYEGILAAIFVSPEHQGHGIGKQLIQHAKLECPNLSLNVYKENQATIEFYVSQGFSIVSEQADEHTGHQEYTMRLA from the coding sequence ATGATCAGAGAATACATCACAGCCGATACCGAAACGGTTCTAGATATCTGGCTCACGACTTCCATTAAGGCACACAATTTTATGGCGCCTGATTTTTGGGAATCGCAAGTGGGTAATATGCGCGACCTATACATTCCCGCATCAACAACTTACGTGTACCAAGTTGATGGTGAGGTTTGTGGTTTCTATTCGCTTTATGAAGGGATCTTAGCGGCGATCTTTGTCAGCCCAGAGCATCAAGGCCATGGTATTGGTAAGCAACTTATCCAACACGCGAAGCTTGAATGTCCGAATCTGTCTTTGAATGTATATAAAGAGAACCAAGCGACGATTGAATTCTATGTCTCTCAAGGTTTTTCTATTGTGAGCGAACAAGCTGACGAGCATACCGGGCACCAAGAATACACAATGCGCTTAGCTTAG
- a CDS encoding GNAT family N-acetyltransferase: MDIVKADITHAGAFHHYVNACAEDGLDIYTGISDGSDAYLKRRIAYSKGNDLPEGWTPASTYFCIDSGHILGVIRVRHGTSPYIHDVIGHIGYETLPQARGRGIASHMLSWIQRHVMTESAIITCEYGNVASQKVIKKCGGQFLNTFYSEQDKHEVLRYQLGPK, translated from the coding sequence ATGGATATTGTTAAAGCAGACATCACCCATGCAGGCGCCTTTCATCACTATGTGAATGCTTGCGCTGAAGATGGGTTAGATATTTATACTGGCATTTCCGATGGCAGTGATGCGTATTTGAAAAGGCGAATTGCTTATTCAAAAGGGAATGACCTACCAGAAGGGTGGACGCCGGCTTCTACGTATTTTTGTATCGATTCAGGTCACATCCTTGGCGTTATTCGAGTTCGTCATGGGACCAGTCCGTACATTCACGATGTCATAGGACATATCGGCTATGAAACCTTGCCGCAAGCAAGAGGGCGTGGAATCGCTAGTCATATGTTGTCTTGGATTCAGCGTCATGTAATGACAGAAAGCGCTATTATTACCTGTGAGTATGGCAATGTTGCGTCGCAAAAGGTGATTAAGAAGTGTGGTGGGCAGTTCTTAAATACCTTTTACTCAGAGCAAGATAAACACGAAGTCTTACGTTATCAGCTAGGCCCCAAATGA
- a CDS encoding GNAT family N-acetyltransferase: MKYSTRPAQSSDYEFLFELKKAAEFEPIKAVFGWDEQVQRDIHAEEWAEERPEIIEYHGKAIGSVLLQDKGDHFYFCRFFLLPEYHGKGIGSQVLKDFLTKADCLTKADSLNKPVELCYLQGNRVGDLYLRFGFEITSQNDQFVYMWRSPGQHSGC, from the coding sequence TTGAAGTATTCGACAAGGCCCGCTCAGTCATCAGATTATGAATTTCTGTTCGAGCTTAAGAAGGCCGCTGAATTTGAGCCCATCAAAGCTGTATTTGGTTGGGATGAGCAAGTTCAACGAGATATACATGCCGAAGAGTGGGCTGAAGAACGGCCCGAGATCATTGAATATCACGGCAAAGCGATTGGTAGTGTTTTGCTGCAAGATAAAGGCGACCACTTCTATTTCTGCCGATTCTTCTTGCTGCCTGAGTATCATGGAAAGGGCATTGGTAGCCAAGTACTGAAAGATTTCTTAACTAAAGCTGATTGCTTAACCAAGGCTGATAGCCTCAATAAGCCTGTCGAACTATGCTATTTACAAGGCAATCGAGTTGGAGATTTGTATCTGAGGTTTGGATTTGAAATTACTTCGCAGAATGACCAGTTTGTTTATATGTGGCGATCACCTGGCCAACATAGCGGATGTTAA
- a CDS encoding helix-turn-helix domain-containing protein, giving the protein MIIIINYDRVVTYTCTDDFLMQKRTDIMRNSQMSEVTSKRAKIGKVTLTKKLEQTEKQIIVTQGQTTQTSLAEGKFLSYQYNELIFIHGGRCIELVDTKIISTAHASVLITILLEGKLSFGYDDLEFDLDATHQPQGVVVNLTKPANFRRVMTASNKLNKINILVKPKWFESRVTEECKCRNFINTHNANFQLEVTEEIWKLTQELTTCSSPNNFHQKLHIESLTQQILENSMHQLPQTCCLGYQTKPKIIKPATLATNIEHQSYDERIEAVICFIEIHLDQELSLKMLAEHFSMSVSNIQRRFKQSYNMTINGYIRLRRLEIARQHLERGLVSITEAAYEAGYQHPSNFTNAFKKTFGVPPQDIAIKT; this is encoded by the coding sequence ATGATAATAATTATCAATTATGATAGAGTTGTAACCTATACATGCACAGATGATTTTCTTATGCAAAAACGCACAGATATTATGAGGAACAGTCAAATGAGTGAAGTAACGTCTAAACGCGCTAAAATTGGCAAAGTCACTCTGACTAAAAAGTTGGAGCAAACAGAAAAGCAGATTATTGTCACACAAGGTCAAACTACACAGACATCACTGGCTGAGGGGAAATTTCTTTCTTATCAATATAATGAACTAATATTTATCCACGGTGGCCGCTGTATTGAGCTCGTCGATACTAAGATAATCTCTACCGCTCACGCTTCAGTTCTGATCACCATTCTTTTGGAAGGTAAGCTGTCATTTGGTTACGATGATCTCGAATTTGATCTCGATGCCACTCATCAACCTCAAGGTGTGGTGGTCAACCTCACTAAACCCGCCAATTTCCGTCGAGTGATGACAGCAAGCAATAAACTCAATAAGATTAACATCTTAGTTAAACCAAAATGGTTCGAATCTCGAGTAACCGAAGAGTGTAAATGCCGAAACTTCATCAATACACATAATGCCAACTTCCAATTGGAAGTGACGGAAGAAATCTGGAAGCTTACACAAGAATTGACGACTTGCTCTTCACCCAATAACTTCCATCAGAAGTTGCATATAGAATCCTTAACTCAACAGATCCTTGAGAATTCGATGCATCAACTACCACAAACTTGCTGTCTGGGTTACCAAACTAAACCAAAAATAATAAAACCAGCGACACTTGCAACTAACATTGAACATCAAAGTTATGACGAACGAATTGAGGCTGTAATCTGCTTTATTGAAATTCATCTCGACCAAGAGCTGAGCCTAAAAATGCTTGCTGAGCATTTTTCGATGAGTGTATCTAATATTCAAAGGCGTTTTAAGCAGTCATACAACATGACAATCAACGGTTACATCCGTTTGAGACGATTAGAGATCGCACGCCAGCATTTAGAACGAGGGTTGGTTTCAATCACCGAGGCCGCCTATGAAGCGGGTTATCAGCACCCTTCTAATTTCACCAATGCTTTTAAGAAAACCTTCGGTGTGCCGCCACAAGATATAGCGATTAAGACTTAG
- a CDS encoding TonB-dependent siderophore receptor → MESPVRSTIKLSALYMAIVSAFSSSVIAEENTSHFDEVVVWGTKVSSNTESIIADDMSLKQADHMSDLLREIPGVDVGGTHSINQRITIRGLSETDLDIRLDGASQHANMFHHIGNLTLNPDILKSADIQVGNNSVTQNGLGGSVLFETKDAKDLLRYDETFGARVYGGYATNASQQGSLTVYGLLSDNVDAMLYSHYMSRDNFEDGDGTETFGSEGDVYNILGKIGFEPSDLHRFELSYDLYRDSGDYSPRPDMSGGTNVGLSKNILIPTDYDRDTITASYELRGESHQGKVTLYHTETEIQRDESVMAPRWPSNRLSKNTAKNQNVGLNAKFQSDYRLMSFDNIATYGFDYMDKSSSSYYGSSKFMDESAISTALFVEDQFYFTQAFSVTAGLRFDDYQRKAEVGSEDFDDVTWSLATQWDVTQDWTLFASTRSLFKGPELMESFIAYQDVAYLANDLKAETGQNTQGGVRFDKRFENHFVGANLTVFQTNIDDYIAEKYQRASKSYLIYNLGDVEIKGVEASLSYGYEMFNSKLSYALSETKNKDTGGPVKGGNSRSIDMGDSITLTLDYQSEALETIFGWNSMFVKDEDNVFDGQPIKEGYDVHNLYAQWMPSNVDGLSVTFGIDNVFDEQYTSHASRSGTARGFTLDDYEPGRNYKLSAAYQF, encoded by the coding sequence ATGGAAAGCCCAGTCAGATCAACAATTAAGCTTTCAGCCCTCTATATGGCAATTGTCAGCGCGTTTAGTAGTTCTGTTATTGCCGAAGAAAATACATCGCACTTCGATGAAGTTGTGGTTTGGGGAACGAAAGTCTCAAGCAACACTGAATCGATCATTGCAGATGACATGTCATTGAAGCAAGCTGACCATATGTCAGATTTGCTGCGCGAAATCCCCGGTGTTGATGTTGGGGGAACGCACTCGATCAACCAGCGAATTACGATTCGCGGCCTAAGCGAAACTGACTTAGACATTCGATTAGATGGCGCTTCTCAGCACGCCAACATGTTCCATCATATTGGTAATTTGACTCTTAACCCTGATATATTGAAATCAGCTGATATCCAAGTAGGTAACAACTCGGTGACGCAAAATGGGTTAGGCGGTTCAGTGCTGTTTGAAACCAAAGATGCCAAAGATCTACTTCGCTACGACGAGACTTTTGGCGCTCGCGTTTATGGCGGGTATGCCACGAATGCAAGCCAGCAAGGTTCACTTACTGTGTATGGTTTGTTGTCAGATAACGTCGATGCCATGCTTTACAGCCATTACATGAGCCGTGACAACTTTGAAGATGGTGATGGTACTGAAACCTTTGGCTCAGAAGGGGATGTATACAATATTCTAGGTAAGATTGGTTTTGAGCCAAGTGACTTACACCGTTTTGAACTCTCTTATGATTTATATCGTGATAGCGGTGATTACAGCCCACGTCCTGACATGTCGGGCGGTACCAACGTGGGTTTATCTAAAAACATCCTCATTCCTACCGATTACGACCGTGACACCATAACGGCTAGCTATGAACTGCGTGGTGAGAGTCATCAAGGTAAGGTGACTTTGTACCATACGGAAACAGAAATTCAGCGAGATGAAAGTGTTATGGCACCACGTTGGCCTTCTAATCGCTTATCCAAAAACACGGCTAAAAACCAAAACGTTGGTCTCAACGCAAAGTTCCAATCCGATTATCGCCTGATGTCGTTTGATAACATCGCGACTTATGGCTTTGACTACATGGACAAGTCATCGAGCAGCTATTACGGCAGCAGCAAGTTTATGGACGAGTCAGCAATTTCTACAGCCCTTTTTGTTGAAGATCAGTTCTACTTTACTCAAGCATTCTCGGTTACGGCAGGGCTTCGTTTTGATGATTACCAACGTAAAGCAGAAGTCGGTAGCGAAGATTTTGACGATGTAACTTGGTCGTTGGCCACTCAATGGGATGTTACTCAAGATTGGACGCTGTTCGCGAGTACACGTTCGTTGTTCAAAGGTCCTGAGTTGATGGAGAGCTTTATTGCTTACCAAGATGTTGCTTATTTGGCTAACGATCTCAAGGCTGAGACAGGTCAGAACACGCAAGGTGGTGTTCGTTTCGACAAACGCTTTGAGAACCATTTTGTGGGTGCCAACCTGACAGTGTTCCAAACTAATATTGATGACTACATTGCCGAAAAGTACCAACGTGCGAGTAAGAGTTATTTGATTTATAACTTAGGTGACGTGGAGATAAAGGGTGTTGAGGCAAGCCTATCTTATGGTTACGAGATGTTTAACAGTAAGCTGTCTTATGCGCTTTCTGAGACTAAAAATAAAGATACAGGTGGCCCAGTCAAAGGTGGTAATAGTCGAAGTATTGATATGGGCGACAGCATTACGCTCACGCTGGATTATCAGTCTGAAGCGCTTGAGACTATCTTCGGTTGGAACTCGATGTTCGTGAAAGACGAAGACAACGTATTCGATGGTCAGCCGATCAAAGAGGGCTACGATGTTCATAACCTGTACGCGCAGTGGATGCCATCAAACGTCGATGGATTGTCTGTCACCTTTGGTATCGATAACGTGTTTGATGAGCAATACACCTCACACGCTTCTCGTTCAGGCACGGCAAGAGGCTTTACCTTGGATGACTATGAACCAGGTCGTAACTACAAACTTTCAGCGGCGTATCAGTTCTAG
- a CDS encoding amino acid ABC transporter permease — protein MSSTSALTTPKPNVHMKPWYQRLNLLDGVLLAVICVFAGWLYYRSAVGINYQWRWEDAFTLIFIPPSQGSIPYFFQGLIATLRLSLWSMVLALSFGTLLGVARHSKIAFFKTPALIFIQLVRNIPPLVFVFIFYFFVSNQLIPLLGLESILREHSGEINAVQDFLFGPANLWENLASGVICIGLLSSAYIAEVIRAGLEGIPKGQWEAADSLGLSALSKYRFVVGPQVLTAITPPLAGQAISLVKDTSIVSLISIQEMTFVGTEMANSSGLIFEIWLIVGFVYFALCFALSRLFKVIEQRSSVYLNHQ, from the coding sequence GTGAGTAGTACTAGCGCATTGACAACACCTAAGCCCAACGTTCATATGAAGCCTTGGTATCAACGCCTTAACCTTTTGGATGGTGTGTTACTCGCCGTTATTTGTGTGTTTGCAGGCTGGCTTTATTATCGTTCTGCTGTTGGTATTAACTACCAGTGGCGTTGGGAAGATGCGTTTACCTTAATTTTCATTCCACCTTCTCAAGGCAGTATTCCCTACTTTTTCCAAGGCTTGATCGCTACACTGCGCTTAAGTTTATGGAGTATGGTGTTAGCACTCTCTTTTGGCACACTGTTAGGTGTGGCAAGACACTCAAAGATCGCTTTTTTCAAAACACCGGCACTGATTTTCATTCAGTTGGTTCGTAATATTCCGCCGTTGGTGTTTGTATTCATCTTTTACTTCTTTGTTTCTAACCAACTGATCCCATTACTTGGCTTAGAAAGTATCTTGCGTGAACACAGTGGCGAGATTAACGCTGTTCAAGATTTCCTGTTCGGCCCAGCTAACCTTTGGGAAAACTTAGCGTCTGGTGTTATTTGTATTGGTTTGCTCTCTTCGGCTTATATTGCGGAAGTGATTCGAGCGGGTTTAGAAGGTATTCCTAAAGGCCAATGGGAAGCGGCCGATTCGCTTGGCTTGTCTGCATTGTCTAAGTATCGATTTGTGGTTGGTCCACAAGTATTAACTGCCATCACCCCACCATTGGCTGGCCAAGCAATCTCCTTGGTTAAAGACACGTCGATTGTGTCACTGATTTCTATTCAAGAGATGACGTTTGTTGGTACTGAGATGGCAAACTCTTCAGGTTTGATCTTCGAGATCTGGCTGATTGTAGGCTTCGTATATTTTGCTTTATGCTTTGCGCTTTCGCGTCTGTTCAAAGTGATTGAGCAACGTTCGAGCGTCTACCTTAACCACCAGTAA
- a CDS encoding transporter substrate-binding domain-containing protein codes for MKLFKTAITALLALAVSLPALASETPNLDKINERGSLRVGMSTFVPWAMRNKQGDLVGFEIDVAKRLAEDSGWKVEFVPTAWDGIIPSLLSKKFDVIIGGMSITEARAKSVLFTEPYSHSGVQLAANKDLAEGFTQISDFDSRRVKIAARRGAFTVQVARETFPKAKVLQFDDDAQAFQEVLNGNAHAVIASSPKPEHETIKNADTLFIPFEERLSKGNEAFAVRLGETDKAEFFNEWIKARTEDGWLKERYEYWFSTLDWQDQIAQGQ; via the coding sequence ATGAAGCTATTTAAAACCGCGATTACAGCCCTACTTGCGCTTGCCGTAAGTTTGCCTGCACTTGCTTCTGAAACGCCTAACCTCGATAAAATCAACGAACGTGGCTCACTGCGCGTTGGTATGTCGACATTTGTTCCTTGGGCGATGCGTAACAAACAAGGTGATCTTGTTGGTTTTGAAATCGACGTAGCAAAACGCCTTGCCGAAGATTCGGGCTGGAAAGTCGAATTTGTACCGACAGCATGGGACGGTATTATCCCTTCTCTATTATCGAAGAAATTTGATGTGATCATCGGCGGTATGTCTATCACTGAAGCGCGTGCAAAAAGCGTATTGTTCACTGAACCTTACTCGCACTCTGGTGTTCAACTGGCAGCTAACAAAGATCTAGCGGAAGGTTTTACTCAAATCTCTGATTTTGATTCTCGCCGCGTGAAAATTGCTGCTCGTCGTGGTGCGTTCACAGTCCAAGTGGCTCGTGAAACCTTTCCTAAAGCGAAAGTTCTACAGTTCGATGACGATGCTCAAGCATTCCAAGAAGTGTTGAACGGCAACGCACACGCGGTTATTGCGTCTAGCCCGAAACCAGAACACGAAACGATCAAAAACGCAGACACGCTATTTATTCCATTTGAAGAGCGTCTATCAAAAGGTAACGAAGCGTTTGCAGTTCGCCTAGGTGAAACTGACAAGGCAGAGTTCTTCAACGAATGGATCAAAGCACGTACAGAAGACGGTTGGTTGAAAGAGCGTTACGAGTACTGGTTCTCTACTCTAGATTGGCAAGACCAGATTGCTCAAGGTCAGTAA
- a CDS encoding amino acid ABC transporter permease → MLIRIIKPALSALVQIVVLVAAVVLILDSGAQTMGYSWQWERVPDYIAFYEDGEWWPAELVEGLLVTINISLISLVATLIIGLTTALLRNSNSVVGRTLATSYVELIRNTPLLVQIYLLYFVFGPVLGLDRFSTAVLALALFQGAYTAEIFRAGLNGIAKGQFEAAQSLGLSKTYTYWDVILPQVVQRTLPPLTNEVISLIKNSSIVSVMAIFDLTTEARNIVSETAMPFEIWFSVAIIYLALTLSLSAVAAWLEHKLGANWRTQ, encoded by the coding sequence ATGTTGATACGAATTATTAAACCCGCCCTATCCGCTTTGGTACAAATTGTTGTACTCGTGGCTGCGGTTGTCTTGATCCTCGATTCTGGCGCACAAACTATGGGATACAGCTGGCAATGGGAACGCGTACCTGACTACATCGCTTTCTATGAAGATGGTGAATGGTGGCCAGCAGAGCTGGTTGAAGGGCTACTGGTTACCATCAATATCTCTTTGATTTCTTTGGTTGCTACGCTGATCATTGGTTTAACGACGGCGCTATTGAGAAACTCAAACTCTGTGGTTGGACGCACCTTAGCCACAAGCTATGTTGAGTTGATTCGTAACACGCCGTTATTAGTACAAATTTATTTGCTCTATTTTGTATTTGGCCCCGTATTAGGGCTGGATCGTTTTAGCACTGCTGTTTTGGCCTTAGCGCTATTTCAAGGCGCTTACACTGCCGAGATATTTCGTGCCGGTTTAAATGGTATTGCAAAGGGACAATTTGAAGCAGCTCAATCTTTGGGCTTATCAAAGACCTATACTTACTGGGATGTGATTCTTCCTCAGGTGGTGCAACGCACCTTGCCACCTTTGACCAATGAAGTGATCTCTCTTATTAAAAACTCTTCAATTGTGAGTGTCATGGCTATTTTTGACCTGACGACTGAAGCCAGAAACATCGTTTCTGAAACCGCGATGCCATTCGAGATTTGGTTCTCTGTGGCGATCATTTATCTTGCTCTTACACTTTCACTTTCTGCCGTTGCTGCTTGGCTTGAGCATAAGCTCGGAGCTAACTGGCGAACACAATAA
- a CDS encoding amino acid ABC transporter ATP-binding protein has translation MYNDLNNLKEMVKFKSLNKWYADFHALKDIDLNIEQGEIVVICGPSGSGKSTLIRCINQLEPFESGELSVLEQSLPCKFNTPGQVGMVFQHFHLFPHLTVLENLTLSPIRTLKKSKQEAEKIAMHYLARVHIAEQANKYPVQLSGGQQQRVAIARSLCMKPELLLFDEPTSALDPEMINEVLDVMVELASEGITMVCVTHEMSFAKQVADRVIFMDEGQIVESNTPQALFENPQHERTQAFLNQILTY, from the coding sequence ATGTACAACGATTTGAACAATCTCAAGGAAATGGTTAAGTTTAAGTCACTTAACAAGTGGTATGCTGATTTTCATGCCCTAAAGGATATCGATTTAAATATTGAACAAGGAGAGATAGTGGTGATTTGCGGGCCATCAGGTTCGGGGAAATCAACCTTGATCCGTTGTATCAATCAGCTAGAACCCTTCGAAAGCGGTGAACTTTCCGTTCTCGAACAATCGCTCCCATGCAAGTTCAACACACCTGGCCAAGTCGGGATGGTGTTTCAGCATTTTCATTTATTCCCCCATCTTACCGTGCTTGAAAACCTAACTCTGTCGCCGATTCGTACGCTTAAAAAAAGCAAACAAGAAGCCGAGAAGATTGCAATGCACTATCTCGCGCGCGTACACATTGCAGAACAAGCCAACAAATACCCAGTGCAACTTTCTGGCGGTCAGCAACAACGTGTGGCTATCGCCCGTTCACTGTGCATGAAGCCTGAATTACTGCTTTTTGATGAACCAACTTCAGCGCTTGATCCGGAGATGATCAACGAAGTGCTCGATGTGATGGTTGAACTGGCGAGCGAAGGTATCACCATGGTGTGTGTGACCCACGAAATGAGCTTTGCGAAACAAGTGGCCGACCGCGTTATCTTCATGGATGAAGGACAAATTGTGGAATCGAATACGCCACAAGCGCTCTTTGAAAACCCGCAACATGAACGTACTCAAGCGTTCCTAAATCAGATCCTGACTTATTGA
- a CDS encoding iron-containing alcohol dehydrogenase, with product MQFTYVNPTVIHFGQGQINAISQAVDTSKKVLVIYGGGSIKSNGVYDQVVASLKDHAWIEFAGVEANPTKETLDKAVALVKEENVEFIIAVGGGSVIDGSKYVAAAAKYDGDGWDILAGKHQVTEATPIGAVLTLPATGSESNMGAVITRKETQEKLAFMNPAVQPKFAVMDPDVMKSLPERQLINGLVDAWVHVCEQYITMPTNAMVQDGYAETLLKNLLVLGKQYDERDNDAWRANLMWTANQALNGLIGTGVPQDWATHMIGHEFTALWHVDHARSLAIVQPSLLRNQIEAKRGKLEQMGRNVFGLEAGADLAERTIAAIEAFYHSLDVPTMFDGYETNKATAIDSVVAQLESHGYLELGENKAITPQKTREILESAIQ from the coding sequence ATGCAATTCACTTATGTTAACCCTACAGTTATCCACTTCGGACAAGGCCAAATCAACGCTATCAGCCAAGCGGTTGATACTTCGAAGAAAGTACTAGTCATCTACGGTGGCGGTTCAATCAAAAGCAATGGTGTTTACGACCAAGTTGTCGCTTCTCTAAAGGATCACGCTTGGATTGAGTTCGCTGGTGTTGAAGCTAACCCAACGAAAGAGACGCTAGATAAAGCCGTCGCTCTTGTTAAAGAAGAAAACGTAGAATTCATTATCGCTGTTGGCGGTGGTTCGGTAATCGATGGTTCGAAATACGTTGCAGCAGCGGCTAAATACGACGGCGACGGTTGGGATATCCTAGCGGGTAAACACCAAGTAACAGAAGCGACACCTATTGGTGCGGTACTGACACTTCCTGCGACAGGTTCTGAATCTAACATGGGTGCGGTAATCACTCGTAAAGAGACTCAAGAGAAGCTGGCGTTCATGAATCCTGCGGTACAACCTAAGTTCGCGGTTATGGATCCAGACGTAATGAAGTCTCTGCCTGAGCGCCAACTGATCAACGGTCTAGTTGATGCGTGGGTTCACGTGTGTGAGCAATACATCACAATGCCAACCAATGCGATGGTTCAAGATGGTTACGCTGAAACACTGCTTAAGAACCTACTTGTACTGGGTAAACAATACGACGAGCGTGACAACGACGCATGGCGTGCAAACCTAATGTGGACTGCAAACCAAGCGCTTAACGGCCTGATTGGTACTGGCGTTCCTCAAGATTGGGCAACACATATGATTGGCCACGAATTCACAGCACTATGGCACGTAGACCACGCACGTTCTCTTGCGATTGTTCAACCTTCACTACTTCGTAATCAAATCGAAGCGAAGCGTGGCAAGCTAGAGCAAATGGGTCGTAACGTATTTGGCCTGGAAGCGGGTGCCGATTTAGCAGAGCGCACTATTGCTGCAATTGAAGCGTTCTACCACAGCCTAGACGTTCCAACGATGTTCGACGGTTACGAAACAAACAAAGCAACTGCGATTGATAGTGTTGTAGCGCAACTTGAATCACACGGTTACCTAGAGCTTGGCGAGAACAAAGCAATCACGCCTCAGAAAACACGCGAGATTCTAGAGTCTGCAATTCAATAG
- a CDS encoding AraC family transcriptional regulator → MKTLAQLLQSYVEHKGWDDLEGIRETEIGGVWLYRSSGGNQRQPFTYQSGIIMLGQGKKNIYIGDRPVTYAAGDYLVVGVPMPLECEALPVDGEPLLGLSINIDSQRLHSLVKKLEDQGFLESYCNKHKQNSSGLESTPMEEQMLESFTRLVKMLHCDIEANILGDAMVSEIVYRALTGSEGRVLFDLAHHDGHYARVAKALSKVHEEYDQTITVQSLANEANMSVSAFHNAFRNVTFESPLQYLKKVRLNKAKELIQLEGLRISDAARRVGYSSPSQFSREFKRHFNTTPRAI, encoded by the coding sequence ATGAAAACACTCGCGCAGTTGTTGCAGTCTTATGTAGAACACAAAGGTTGGGATGATCTCGAAGGGATCAGAGAAACTGAAATTGGCGGTGTGTGGTTGTATCGAAGCAGTGGCGGGAATCAGCGTCAGCCATTCACTTACCAGTCGGGTATTATCATGCTCGGGCAAGGCAAAAAGAACATCTACATTGGCGACAGACCCGTTACTTACGCTGCTGGTGATTACCTTGTGGTAGGTGTGCCAATGCCATTGGAGTGTGAAGCTTTACCGGTTGATGGCGAACCATTGCTTGGTTTGTCTATCAACATTGACTCTCAACGTTTGCACAGCTTGGTAAAAAAGTTAGAAGATCAAGGCTTTCTTGAGAGCTACTGCAATAAGCACAAACAGAATTCGAGCGGCTTAGAATCGACGCCAATGGAAGAGCAAATGCTAGAGAGCTTTACTCGATTGGTCAAAATGCTGCATTGCGACATCGAAGCCAACATATTGGGCGATGCCATGGTCAGCGAGATTGTCTACCGTGCACTAACTGGTTCAGAAGGGCGTGTGCTGTTTGATCTAGCCCATCATGACGGTCACTACGCACGTGTTGCTAAAGCGCTGTCTAAAGTGCATGAAGAATACGACCAAACCATCACTGTTCAATCGCTTGCCAACGAAGCTAACATGAGCGTGTCTGCCTTCCATAATGCATTCCGTAATGTCACTTTTGAATCACCTCTTCAATACTTGAAGAAGGTCAGGCTCAACAAAGCCAAAGAACTGATTCAGCTAGAAGGCCTTCGCATCAGCGATGCTGCTCGCCGAGTCGGTTACTCGAGCCCATCCCAATTCAGCCGCGAATTTAAGCGCCACTTCAACACAACCCCAAGAGCGATTTAG